The Aedes aegypti strain LVP_AGWG chromosome 3, AaegL5.0 Primary Assembly, whole genome shotgun sequence genome contains a region encoding:
- the LOC5569998 gene encoding D-amino-acid oxidase has translation MNKPMKFIILGAGINGLSCAYRISEHYPNARLEIISERFSPNTTSDVAAGLWEPYLSGDTPKQLLRKWSRDTYEYFHKLWKDGRAEECGISLVPFVSCSCSTEPDDIFWKDFVFHYGDLTRDRLEQLSLEHGEDYKSGTEFITFTCEPTKLMKVYTSVLKSRGTVFRQQRIGSIEELAQEASHHTTVIVINCLGLGSRELLNDRKIGPSRGQVRRVEAPWMFHVFCNDRAYVIPNTGSVTMGGIKQIDDYELEARPADTDTIKRGCYGIVPALDRAPVKGEFVGLRPLRQAVRLETEWIKTDGANRFPVIHNYGHGGSGITLSWGCAGEVLNLVRNVICEDIPHSRKSKL, from the exons ATGAACAAACCGATGAAGTTTATTATTCTTGGCGCCGGCATCAATGGTTTATCGTGTGCGTATCGTATCTCGGAGCACTATCCGAATGCTCGCTTGGAGATAATTAGCGAACGATTCAGTCCTAATACCACCAGCGATGTAGCCGCAGGGCTTTGGGAACCTTATCTCAGCGGTGATACCCCGAAGCAGCTGCTCAG GAAATGGTCTCGCGATACGTACGAATATTTCCACAAGCTATGGAAGGATGGTCGCGCTGAGGAATGTGGGATATCTTTGGTGCCGTTTGTTTCATGTTCCTGTAGTACGGAACCGGATGACATCTTCTGGAAAGATTTCGTATTTCACTATGGAGACTTGACGCGGGATAGATTGGAGCAATTGAGTTTGGAACATGGCGAGGACTACAA GTCCGGAACGGAATTCATCACCTTCACATGCGAACCAACAAAGTTGATGAAAGTATACACCAGTGTTCTCAAATCACGTGGCACGGTTTTCCGCCAACAAAGGATCGGATCCATTGAAGAGCTCGCACAAGAAGCATCACACCACACCACCGTCATCGTGATCAACTGCTTGGGACTTGGATCCCGTGAGCTGCTCAACGACCGCAAGATCGGTCCCAGTCGAGGACAGGTTCGTCGCGTTGAGGCACCGTGGATGTTCCATGTGTTCTGCAATGACCGGGCCTACGTTATTCCCAATACCGGCAGCGTTACCATGGGTGGCATCAAGCAGATTGACGATTATGAACTCGAGGCACGGCCGGCGGATACGGACACGATCAAGCGGGGATGCTATGGAATCGTACCGGCACTGGACCGCGCACCAGTTAAAGGGGAATTTGTGGGAttgaggccccttcgtcaggcGGTTCGATTGGAGACGGAGTGGATCAAGACAG ATGGTGCAAATCGATTTCCGGTAATACACAATTACGGCCACGGGGGCAGTGGAATCACTCTTTCCTGGGGCTGCGCCGGAGAGGTTCTCAACTTAGTACGCAACGTTATCTGCGAGGACATCCCCCACAGTAGGAAGTCGAAGCTGTAA